One genomic region from Tachysurus vachellii isolate PV-2020 chromosome 22, HZAU_Pvac_v1, whole genome shotgun sequence encodes:
- the golt1a gene encoding vesicle transport protein GOT1A yields MVGISEFQKIGVGLSGFGIFFLLFGVLLYFDSVLLAFGNILFLTGLAFIIGLRRTAHFFFQRQKLRASSFFLGGVALVVLRWPRIGMLVESYGFVLLFKSFFPMAFGFLGTVLNMPFLTTLFNYSGSSSSMV; encoded by the exons ATGGTGGGAATCTCAGAGTTTCAAA AGATCGGTGTGGGTTTGTCAGGCTTCGGCATATTCTTCCTGTTATTTGGAGTGTTGCTGTACTTTGACTCTGTCTTGCTGGCATTTGGTAAC ATCTTGTTCCTGACTGGTCTGGCCTTCATCATTGGCCTGAGAAGAACGGCTCACTTCTTCTTCCAGAGGCAAAAGCTCAGAGCTTCCTCCTTTTTCCTGGGTGGTGTGGCTTTAGTGGTGCTCCGATGGCCACGCATAGGCATGCTCGTGGAGAGTTACGGCTTTGTTCTTCTGTTTAA GTCATTTTTCCCAATGGCTTTTGGATTTCTTGGAACAGTACTGAATATGCCGTTCCTCACTACA CTATTTAATTACTCAGGAAGCAGCTCTTCTATGGTGTAA
- the kiss1 gene encoding metastasis-suppressor KiSS-1, translating into MLLLAVILLLSVRLGESNPTREYTEDETPEDRVLEVLQRIAARPTHKPLASKHSSHLFMDMSDPWLKPRFPSSSWWWYIEKPHAETKRRQNLASYNLNSFGLRYGK; encoded by the exons ATGCTTCTGCTTGCAGTGATACTCCTGTTATCAGTTAGACTTGGTGAGAGCAATCCCACAAGAGAGTACACTGAAG ATGAGACTCCAGAGGATCGAGTGCTTGAAGTTTTGCAGAGAATCGCTGCACGGCCCACACACAAACCTCTGGCGTCCAAACACTCGTCTCACCTCTTCATGGACATGTCCGACCCATGGCTAAAGCCACGATTTCCCAGCAGTTCATGGTGGTGGTACATTGAAAAGCCTCATGCTGAAACCAAGAGGAGGCAGAATCTAGCCTCATATAATCTGAATTCATTTGGCCTTCGCTATGGGAAGTGA